The Pagrus major chromosome 17, Pma_NU_1.0 genome includes a region encoding these proteins:
- the ubr5 gene encoding E3 ubiquitin-protein ligase UBR5 isoform X9, with translation MTSIHFVVHPLPGTEDQLNDRLREVSEKLNKYSYNSHPHLSLLEQATLKQCVVGPNHAGFLLEDGRVCRISFAVQPDRLELSKPDGSDGSKLSSGSGTGRSSRPGRTSDPPWFLSGSDTLGRLAGNTLGSRWSSGVNGGSGGGGSGGGAGGGGAGGGSSGGGGSGGGGGGGGTSGRSSTAARDSRRQTRVIRTGRDRGSGLLGSQPQPVIPASVIPEELITQAQVVLQGKSRSVIIRELQRTNLDVNLAVNNLLSRDDEDGDDGDDTASESYLPGEDLMSLLDADIHSAHPSVIIDADAMFSEDISYFGYPSFRRSSLSRLGSSRVLLLPLERDSELLRERESVLRLRERRWLDGASFDTERGSTSREGEPSLDKKSIPVQSPVSLGEELQWWPDKDGVKFVSIGAMFSELVAVSSKGELYQWKWSEPEPYRNAQNPSVHHPRVSFLGLANEKITLLSANSIRATVATETNKVATWVDDTLSTVASKLEHSAQAFPELQGERMVSLHCCALYTCAQLENSLYWWGVVPFSQRKKMLEKARAKNKKPKSSAGISSIPNITVGTQVCLRNNPLYHAGAVAFSVSAGIPKVGVLLESVWNMNDSCRFQLRSPESLKNMEKTTKTQEIKTESKPELVKTEMGPPPSPASTCSDTSSIASSASLPYKRRRSTPAPKEEEKVNEEQWPLREVVFVEDVKNVPVGKVLKVDGAYVAVKFPGTSSSMSNQSTAAPTDSDPSSLLQDCRLLRIDELQVVKTGGTPKVPDCFQRTPKKLCIPEKAEILAVNVDSKGVHAVLKTGNWVRYCIFDLATGKAEQENNFPTSNLAFLGQSERNVAIFTAGQESPIILRDGNGTIYPMAKDCMGGIRDPDWLDLPPINSLGMGVHSLANLPSNSTIKKKAAIIIMAVEKQTLMQHVLRCDYEACRQYLVNLEQAFLLDQGSQALGALLDHRCDGNRNILHAAVSVCFPVSNKETKEEEEAERSERNTFAERLSAVEAIANAISVVSSNSSGNRTGSSSSRGLRLREMMRRSLRAAGLGRHESGPSSSDHQDPVSPPIAPPSWVPDPPPMDPDGDIDFILAPAVGSLTTASTGTSQGPSTSTIPGPSTESSVVESKDRKANAHLILKLMCDSVVLRPHLRELLSAKDARGMTPFMLAVSGRAYPAAITVLEAAQKMAKVGDPGIAEKEDADSVFMEMICPSGTNPDDSPLYVLCCNDTCSFTWTGAEHINQDIFECRTCGLLESLCCCTECARVCHKGHDCKLKRTSPTAYCDCWEKCKCKTLIAGQKAARLDLLYRLLTTTNLVTTPNSRGEHILLFLVQTVARQSVEHCQYRPPRIREDRNRKAANAEDSDMPDHDLEPPRFAQLALERVLQDWNALKSMIMFGSQENKDPLSASSRIAHLLPEEQVYLNQQSGTIRLDCFTHCLIVKCAPDITFIDTLLGTLVKELQNKYTPGRREEAVNVTRRFLRSVARVFVILSVEMASSKKKNNFIPQPIGKCRRVFQALLPYAVEELCNVAESLIVPVRMGIARPTAPFTLASTSIDAVQGSEELFSVEPLPPRPSPDQSSSSSQTAASYIIRNPQPRRSSQSQPVRGRDEEQDDIVSADVEEVEVVEGVAGEEDHHDDQEEQGEENAEAEGQHDEHDEDGSDMELDLLAAAETESDSESNHSNQDNASGRRSVVTAATAGSEAGASSVPAFFSEDDSQSNDSSDSDSSSSQSDDVDQETFLLDEPLERTTSASHANSAAQAPRSMQWAVRNTPSQRATGSAPTSSSTPAASSTGLIYIDPTNLRRSSAISSSAAAAAAALEASNSSSYLTSASSLARAYSIVIRQISDLMSLIPKYNHLVYSQYPAAVKLTYQDAVNLQNYVEEKLIPTWNWMVSIMDSTEAQLRYGSALSSAGDPGHPSHPLHASQHSARRERMTAREEASLRTLEGRRRAATLLTARQGMMSARGDFLNYALSLMRSHNDEHSDVLPVLDVCSLKHVAYVFQALIYWIKAMNQQTTLDTPQMDRKRNREILELGLDNEDSEHENDEDTNQSSTLQDKDEDPVPAETGQNHPFFRRSDSMTFLGCIPPNPFDVPLAEAIPLADQPHLLQPNARKEDLFGRPSQGLYSSSYMATKGLAEASMDRNCLEILPTKMSYSANLKNVMSMETGQRSTGNQSLAEQELEASKPGPSPHDLAAQLKSSLLAEIGLTESDGPPLPSFRPHCSFMGMMISHDMLLGRWRLSLELFGRVFMEDVGAEPGSILTELGGFEVKESKFRREMEKLRNLQSRDLALEVDRDRDQLIQQTMRQLNTHFGRRCTTTPMAVHRVKVTFKDEPGEGSGVARSFYTAIALALLSNDKLPNLDCVQSVSKGMQASNLMQRLRNRDRERERRSGGLRAGSRRDRDRDSRRQLSIDTRPFRPSSEGNPSDEPDPLPAHRQALGERLYPRVHAMQPAFASKITGMLLELSPAQLLLLLASEDSLRARVEEAMELLIAHGRENGADSILDLGLLEAPEKAQQENRKRHGSTRSVVDMELDDPDDGDDNAPLFYQPGKRGFYSPRPGKNTEARLNCFRNIGRILGLCLLQNELCPITLNRHVIKVLLGRKVNWHDFAFFDPVMYESLRQLIRHSQAGEADAVFAAMDLAFAIDLCKEEGAGQVELLSGGVNMPVTPLNVYEYVRKYAEHRMLVVAEQPLHAMRKGLLDVLPKNALEDLTAEDFRLLVNGCGEVNVQMLISFTSFNDESGENAEKLLQFKRWFWSIVEKMSMTERQDLVYFWTSSPSLPASEEGFQPMPSITIRPPDDQHLPTANTCISRLYVPLYSSKQILKQKLLLAIKTKNFGFV, from the exons ATGACATCTATACACTTCGTGGTTCACCCGCTGCCCGGGACCGAGGATCAGCTCAATGACAG GCTCCGTGAAGTTTCAGAGAAACTCAACAAATACAGCTACAACAG TCATCCACACCttagtctgctggagcaggcCACCTTAAAACAATGTGTTGTCGGTCCAAACCATGCTGGATTTCTCCTTGAG GATGGGCGCGTGTGTCGAATCAGCTTTGCTGTCCAGCCTGATCGCCTGGAGCTCAGCAAACCGGATGGCAGCGATGG TTCAAAGTTGAGCAGTGGTTCAGGGACAGGAAGGAGCTCCAGGCCAGGCAGGACTAGTGATCCGCCCTGGTTCCTGTCTGGCTCTGACACACTTGGCAGACTGGCAGGCAACACCCTTGG GAGTCGCTGGAGCTCTGGCGTTAACGGaggcagtggaggaggtgggagtggaggaggagcagggggaggtggagcaggaggtggcagcagtggaggaggtggaagtggaggtggaggcggTGGTGGAGGCACGTCGGGCAGGTCGTCAACAGCAGCTCGTGATTCCCGTCGACAGACCAGGGTGATCCGTACAGGAAGGGACCGTGGCTCAGGACTTCTAGGAAGCCAGCCTCAGCCTGTCATACCAGCTTCTGTCATCCCTGAAGAGCTCATTACTCAG GCCCAAGTAGTCCTTCAGGGGAAGTCCAGGAGTGTGATAATTAGGGAACTCCAGAGGACCAACCTGGATGTCAACCTCGCCGTCAACAACCTGCTGAGCCGGGACGATGAagatggagatgatggagatGACACAGCCAGCGAGTCCTACCTCCCAGGAG AGGACCTGATGTCCCTGTTGGATGCAGACATTCACTCAGCTCATCCCAGCGTGATTATTGATGCTGATGCCATGTTCTCTGAGGACATCAGCTACTTTGGCTACCCCTCTTTTAGACGTTCATCGCTGTCACGCCTTGGATCCTCCAGAG TTCTCCTTCTTCCCTTAGAGCGCGACTCAGAGCTGTTGCGTGAGCGTGAGTCTGTATTGAGGTTACGTGAGCGCCGGTGGCTGGATGGGGCCTCGTTCGACACAGAGCGAGGCTCCACCAGCCGTGAGGGCGAGCCCAGCTTGGACAAGAAGAGCATCCCGGTCCAGAGCCCTGTCTCCTTGGGAGAGGAGCTCCAGTGGTGGCCTGACAAG GATGGTGTGAAGTTTGTGAGCATCGGAGCCATGTTCTCAGAGCTGGTTGCAGTCAGCTCCAAGGGAGAGCTTTATCAGTGGAAGTGGAGTGAACCTGAACCCTACAGGAATGCACAG AATCCTTCCGTTCATCACCCACGTGTGTCCTTCCTGGGCCTGGCCAATGAGAAGATCACCTTATTGTCTGCCAATAGCATCAGAGCCACTGTAGCTACAGAGACCAACAAG GTGGCCACCTGGGTGGACGACACACTGAGCACAGTAGCCTCTAAGCTGGAGCACAGTGCTCAGGCTTTCCCTGAGCTGCAGGGGGAACGTATGGTGTCACTGCACTGCTGTGCTCTCTACACGTGTGCACAGCTTGAGAATAGCCTCTACTGGTG GGGTGTTGTGCCTTTTAGTCAACGGAAGAAGATGCTTGAAAAGGCCAGAGCCAAGAACAAAAAGCCAAAGTCCAGCGCTGGCATCTCCTCGATACCCAACATCACCGTGGGAACACAG GTGTGCTTGAGGAATAACCCCCTCTACCATGCCGGTGCAGTGGCCTTTTCTGTCAGTGCTGGGATTCCCAAAGTGGGTGTCCTGTTGGAGTCTGTCTGGAATATGAATGACAGTTGCAGGTTCCAGCTACGCTCACCAGAGAGCCTCAAGAACATGGAGAAGACCACTAAGACCCAAGAAATCAA GACGGAAAGCAAGCCGGAGCTGGTGAAGACTGAGATGGGTCCTCCTCCATCCCCAGCATCTACCTGCAGTGATACCTCTTCCATTGCTAGCAGTGCCTCACTGCCCTACA AGCGAAGGCGTTCTACTCCGGCTcccaaagaggaagagaaggtgAATGAGGAACAGTGGCCCCTCAGGGAGGTGGTGTTTGTGGAGgatgttaaaaatgtccctGTGGGAAAG GTGCTTAAAGTGGATGGTGCGTATGTTGCTGTGAAGTTTCCAGGGACATCAAGCAGCATGAGCAACCAGAGCACTGCTGCTCCCACTGATTCAGACCCATCATCACTGTTACAGGACTGTAGGCTCCTCAGAATAGATGAGTTGCAG GTGGTCAAAACTGGTGGGACTCCTAAAGTTCCTGATTGTTTTCAGCGCACACCTAAAAAGCTCTGTATCCCAGAAAAGGCAGAGATTCTTGCAGTAAATGTTGACTCCAAAG GAGTCCACGCAGTTCTGAAAACTGGTAACTGGGTAAGGTACTGTATCTTTGACCTGGCCACAGGCAAAGCTGAACAGGAGAATAACTTCCCCACTAGCAACCTGGCCTTCCTAGGGCAGAGTGAGCGCAATGTTGCCATCTTCACTGCAGGACAG GAATCTCCCATCATCCTCCGAGATGGAAATGGCACAATCTACCCCATGGCCAAAGACTGCATGGGTGGAATACGAGATCCGGATTGGTTGGACCTGCCACCTATTAACAGCCTGGGGATGGGGGTGCACTCTCTGGCCAACCTCCCATCTAACTCCACAATTAAAAAGAAAGctgctattattattatggcTGTCGAG AAACAGACGCTGATGCAGCATGTCCTGCGTTGTGACTATGAGGCGTGTCGGCAGTACTTGGTGAACCTTGAGCAGGCTTTCCTCTTGGATCAGGGCAGTCAGGCCCTTGGAGCACTTCTCGATCATCGCTGTGATGGAAATCGCAACATCCTCCATGCcgctgtctctgtctgcttcccTGTCAGTAACAAGGAGACCAAAGAGGAAGAAG AAGCTGAAAGGTCTGAGAGAAACACATTTGCAGAACGTCTCTCTGCTGTGGAGGCAATTGCCAATGCCATCTCTGTGGTTTCAAGCAACAGTTCTGGGAACAGGACTGGCTCCTCCAGTAGCAGAGG CCTTCGTCTGAGGGAGATGATGCGGAGATCTCTAAGAGCAGCAGGCCTCGGCCGTCATGAGTCTGGCCCTTCATCAAGTGACCACCAGGACCCTGTGTCACCACCCATTGCCCCACCAAGTTGGGTCCCTGACCCCCCACCAATGGACCCTG ATGGTGACATAGACTTCATTCTAGCACCAGCTGTGGGTTCACTCACCACTGCCTCCACTGGGACCAGCCAGGGACCAAGCACCTCTACCATACCAG GGCCATCCACTGAGTCATCTGTGGTTGAATCTAAAGACAGGAAGGCCAACGCCCACCTCATCCTAAAGCTGATGTGTGACAGTGTTGTTCTGAGGCCACACCTACGGGAGCTGCTCTCTGCCAA GGATGCCCGTGGAATGACCCCATTCATGCTGGCAGTCAGTGGGCGAGCCTACCCGGCAGCTATCACTGTGCTGGAGGCTGCTCAGAAAATGGCAAAGG TGGGTGATCCAGGCATTGCCGAGAAGGAGGATGCAGATTCTGTGTTCATGGAAATGATTTGCCCCTCGGGGACCAACCCAGACGATTCGCCCCTCTATGTCCTCTGCTGCAACGACACCTGCAGTTTCACTTGGACTGGAGCTGAGCACATTAACCAG GATATCTTTGAGTGTCGTACCTGTGGTCTGCTCgagtccctctgctgctgcactgaatGCGCAAGGGTGTGTCACAAAGGACATGACTGCAA GCTGAAGAGGACCTCCCCCACAGCATACTGTGACTGTTGGGAGAAATGCAAGTGTAAAACGCTGATCGCCGGCCAGAAGGCTGCTCGCCTGGATCTGCTGTACAGGTTACTCACAACCACTAACCTGGTCACAACACCAAACAGCAG GGGAGAGCATATATTACTGTTCCTGGTGCAGACTGTTGCAAGGCAGAGTGTTGAGCACTGTCAGTACAGACCACCACGTATCAGAGAAGACAGGAACCGCAAGGCTGCTAATGCAGAAG ACTCTGATATGCCAGACCATGACCTGGAACCTCCCCGCTTTGCTCAGCTGGCTCTGGAGAGGGTCCTGCAGGACTGGAATGCCCTCAAGTCTATGATCATGTTTGGTTCTCAAGAGAATAAAGACCC ACTTAGTGCCAGCAGCAGAATTGCCCATCTCCTGCCTGAAGAGCAGGTCTACTTGAATCAGCAGAGTGGCACCATTCGCCTTGACTGTTTCACCCACTGCCTCATTGTCAAGTGTGCTCCTGACATCACT TTCATAGACACCTTACTGGGTACTCTAGTAAAGGAGCTGCAGAACAAATACACTCCTGGCCGGAGAGAGGAGGCGGTCAATGTCACCAGGAGGTTCCTACGCTCTGTAGCCCGGGTGTTCGTCATCCTCAGCGTGGAGATGGCCTCATCCaagaagaaaaa CAACTTCATCCCCCAGCCGATTGGGAAATGTCGGCGAGTTTTCCAAGCTCTGCTACCATATGCTGTGGAGGAGCTGTGTAACGTTGCAGAGTCACTGATCGTTCCAGTGCGAATGGGCATAGCAAGACCTACTGCTCCATTCACTTTGGCCAGCACCAGTATTGATGCTGTTCAGGGCAGTGAAGAGCTCTTCTCTGTTGAGCCACTGCCTCCGAGACCCTCACCAGACCAGTCCAGCAG ttCCAGCCAGACAGCTGCCTCTTATATCATCAGGAACCCCCAGCCTCGGCGCAGCAGCCAGTCTCAGCCTGTCAGAGGAAGAGACGAGGAGCAGGATGACATCGTATCAGCAGATGTGGAAGAG GTTGAAGTTGTAGAGGGAGTAGCAGGTGAGGAAGACCATCATGACGACCAAGAGGAACAGGGAGAGGAAAATGCTGAGGCAGAAGGGCAGCATGATGAGCACGATGAGGatg GAAGTGACATGGAGCTGGAcctgctggctgcagctgaAACTGAGAGCGACAGTGAAAGTAACCACAGCAATCAGGATAATGCTAGTGGCCGCAGGAGCGTCGTGACAGCAGCCACCGCTGGCTCTGAAGCAG GTGCCAGCAGTGTCCCTGCCTTCTTTTCAGAGGACGACTCCCAGTCCAATGACTCCAGTGACtccgacagcagcagcagtcagagcGACGATGTTGACCAGGAGACATTCCTTTTGGATGAGCCCCTGGAAAGGACGACCAGCGCCTCCCATGCCAACAGTGCAGCCCAGGCTCCTCGCTCCATGCAGTGGGCTGTTAGAAACACCCCCAGCCAGAGGGCCACAGGAAGTGCTCCCACCAGCTCCTCAACACCAGCTG CAAGCTCCACAGGCCTGATATATATTGACCCTACCAACCTGCGTCGCTCCAGCGCTATCAGctccagtgctgctgctgcggcggcAGCTCTCGAGGCCAGCAACTCCAGCAGCTATCTTACATCTGCCAGCAGCCTGGCCAGGGCCTACAGCATTGTCATCAGGCAGATCTCAGACCTCATGAGTCTGATTCCCAAGTACAACCATCTAGTCTACTCACAGTACCCTGCTGCTGTTAAGCTCACCTACCAGGATGCAGTTAACTTGCAG AACTATGTTGAAGAAAAGCTGATTCCCACCTGGAACTGGATGGTGTCCATCATGGATTCCACAGAGGCTCAGTTGCGATATGGCTCAGCCCTGTCATCTGCTGGAGACCCGGGTCACCCCAGTCACCCGCTCCACGCCTCTCAGCACTCTGCTCGGAGGGAACGCATGACAGCACGTGAGGAGGCCAGCCTCCGCACTCTGGAAGGAcgcag gAGAGCAGCTACCCTGCTGACAGCTCGTCAGGGCATGATGTCGGCACGGGGCGACTTCCTGAACTACGCCTTATCACTGATGCGCTCCCACAATGATGAGCACTCTGATGTGCTTCCTGTGCTGGACGTGTGCTCACTGAAACACGTGGCATATGTTTTCCAGGCTCTTATCTACTGGATTAAGGCCATGAACCAGCAGACCACTTTGGATACCCCACAGATGGACAGAAAGAG GAATCGCGAGATTTTGGAACTTGGTTTGGACAATGAGGATTCTGAACATGAGAACGATGAGGACACCAATCAGA GTTCAACGCTGCAGGACAAGGATGAGGACCCAGTTCCAGCTGAAACGGGTCAGAACCATCCTTTCTTCCGGCGCTCTGACTCCATGACCTTCCTGGGCTGCATCCCACCCAACCCCTTTGATGTCCCCCTGGCTGAGGCCATTCCACTGGCAGACCAGCCCCACCTCCTGCAG CCTAATGCCAGGAAGGAGGATCTGTTTGGTCGTCCCTCTCAGGGTTTGTACTCCTCCTCCTACATGGCAACCAAAGGCCTGGCTGAGGCAAGCATGGACAGGAACTGCCTGGAG ATCCTGCCCACTAAGATGTCTTACTCAGCCAATCTGAAGAATGTGATGAGTATGGAAACTGGCCAGAGGAGCACTGGGAATCAGTCACTTGCAGAGCAGGAGCTGGAGGCTTCAAAACCAGGCCCTTCACCCCATGACCTCGCTGCCCAGCTGAAGAGCAGCCTTCTTGCCGAGATTGGCCTCACTGAGAGCGATGGACCTCCTCTGCCATCATTCAG acctcactgtagTTTCATGGGGATGATGATTTCACATGACATGCTACTAGGCCGCTGGCGTCTGTCACTGGAGCTCTTTGGTCGTGTCTTCATGGAGGATGTTGGAGCTGAACCTGGATCG ATCCTCACGGAGTTGGGTGGTTTTGAAGTAAAGGAATCCAAGTTCCGTCGGGAGATGGAGAAGCTGAGGAATCTGCAGTCCCGTGACCTGGCCCTGGAGGTGGATCGGGACCGAGACCAGCTAATACAGCAGACCATGCGTCAGCTAAACACGCACTTTGGCAGGCGTTGCACGACCACACCCATGGCCGTGCACCGGGTGAAGGTCACCTTCAAAGATGAGCCGGGCGAAGGCAGCGGCGTGGCCCGCAGCTTCTACACAGCCATCGCCCTGGCCCTCCTCTCCAACGATAAGCTGCCCAACCTGGACTGTGTTCAGAGTGTCAGCAAGGGCATGCAGGCCAGCA ATCTAATGCAGCGCTTGAGAAACAGAGATCGGGAAAGAGAGAGGCGAAGTGGAGGGCTTCGAGCAGGATCTCGGAGAGATCGAGACAG AGACTCAAGGAGGCAGCTGTCCATAGATACCAGGCCTTTTAGGCCTTCATCAGAGGGAAACCCCAGTGATGAGCCCGACCCCCTGCCTGCACACAGACAAGCCCTGGGTGAAAGGCTCTACCCACGTGTTCACGCAATGCAACCG GCGTTTGCCAGTAAAATCACAGGCATGTTGCTGGAGCTGTCCCCtgcccagctgctgctgttgctggcTAGTGAGGATTCTCTCCGAGCCAGGGTAGAGGAGGCCATGGAGCTTCTCATCGCACATGGAAG GGAAAATGGTGCTGACAGCATATTGGATCTGGGTCTCCTGGAGGCTCCAGAGAAAGCACAA CAGGAGAACCGTAAGCGTCATGGCTCAACACGCAGTGTGGTTGACATGGAGCTGGACGACCCAGATGACGGTGACGACAACGCTCCTCTCTTCTACCAGCCTGGCAAACGAGGCTTCTACTCCCCTCGACCTGGCAAGAATACAGAGGCCAGACTGAACTGCTTCCGTAACATTGGCAG GATACTGGGGTTATGTCTGCTTCAGAATGAACTCTGTCCAATCACATTGAACAGACATGTCATCAAAGTGCTGCTTGGGAGGAAG GTGAACTGGCATGATTTTGCCTTCTTTGACCCGGTCATGTATGAGAGCCTGCGGCAGCTGATCCGCCATTCTCAGGCTGGTGAAGCAGATGCAGTATTTGCTGCGATGGATCTGGCCTTCGCCATTGACCTCTGTAAAGAGGAAGGGGCTGGACAG GTGGAGCTTCTGTCTGGTGGGGTCAACATGCCAGTAACTCCCCTCAACGTGTACGAGTATGTGAGGAAGTATGCAGAGCACAGAATGCTGGTGGTGGCTGAGCAGCCTCTTCAT GCAATGAGGAAGGGTTTGCTAGATGTACTCCCTAAGAACGCCCTGGAGGACTTGACGGCTGAGGACTTCAGGCTGCTGGTCAACGGCTGTGGAGAAGTCAACGTCCAGATGCTCATTAGCTTCACATCTTTCAATGATGAATCTG